From Ascaphus truei isolate aAscTru1 chromosome 20, aAscTru1.hap1, whole genome shotgun sequence, one genomic window encodes:
- the DCAF15 gene encoding LOW QUALITY PROTEIN: DDB1- and CUL4-associated factor 15 (The sequence of the model RefSeq protein was modified relative to this genomic sequence to represent the inferred CDS: inserted 1 base in 1 codon; deleted 2 bases in 2 codons): PPLSQGQHVTVEQLTLDFEYVINEVIRNDASWSCQFCSFSDYDIVILEMCPETNKVIINIGLLLLAFPAPQGSPSLRPKTYHTSLKVAWDLHTGVFSTLSVXDLTEVKGQTSGSVWSSYRKSCVDTVMKWLVPESSARYVNRMTNEGPPQGCSLKVLADNVRYTWIVL, encoded by the exons ccccctctctcacagggGCAGCACGTCACTGTGGAGCAGCTGACGCTGGATTTTGAGTACGTTATAAACGAGGTTATTAGAAATGACGCGTCCTGGTCCTGTCAGTTCTGCTCCTTCAGCGACTACGACATCGTCATCCTAGAG ATGTGCCCTGAAACTAACAAGGTGATAATAAACATCGGTCTCCTCCTGCTGGCGTTCCCGGCCCCTCAGGGGAG CCCCTCCCTCAGGCCCAAGACGTATCACACCAGCCTGAAGGTGGCGTGGGACCTGCACACAGGAGTCTTCAGCACACTCAGCG GGGACCTCACTGAGGTCAAAGGTCAAACAAG cGGCAGCGTGTGGAGCTCCTACCGA AAGAGTTGCGTTGACACCGTGATGAAGTGGCTG GTCCCCGAGAGCAGCGCCCGTTACGTCAACCGCATGACCAACGAGGGCCCTCCACAAG gctGCTCCCTCAAGGTCTTGGCGGACAACGTCCGATACACGTGGATCGTCCTATAA
- the LOC142470795 gene encoding TLC domain-containing protein 4-A yields the protein MRDPYIVCHHLAVLYAYGYVLNRGVLPYFANFRLISELSTPFVNQRWFFDVVGTPRSSWSVLLNGFAMTAVFFVVRIAVIPSYYSQVFATFGTEGYVRLGLGPQVAWIVSCVVLDALNVFWMYKIIRGFYRVVNAKPSGKPRRNHAD from the exons ATGAGAGATCCGTATATAGTGTGTCACCACCTGGCAGTGCTGTACGCATACGGATATGTCCTG AATCGGGGTGTGCTGCCGTATTTTGCCAATTTTAGGTTGATTTCGGAACTTTCCACACCGTTTGTGAatcagag GTGGTTCTTTGACGTGGTTGGGACGCCACGCTCCTCCTGGTCGGTCCTGTTGAATGGTTTTGCCATGACGGCCGTCTTTTTCGTGGTCCGCATCGCCGTGATCCCCAGCTACTACTCTCAGGTCTTTGCCACGTTTGGCACGGAGGGCTACGTAAGACTGGGCCTCGGGCCGCAGGTGGCGTGGATCGTGTCCTGCGTGGTGCTGGACGCCCTCAACGTCTTCTGGATGTACAAGATCATCCGTGGCTTTTACCGGGTCGTGAATGCCAAACCCAGCGGGAAGCCCAGGCGGAACCACGCGGACTGA